In Aequorivita sp. H23M31, a single window of DNA contains:
- a CDS encoding DUF4136 domain-containing protein: protein MKALKFFPLLLLFVLTSCSTVKVASDYDKEVNFNQYHSFAFYKPGIDKAQISDLDKKRILRNIENELIAKGMTKSETPDLLVSIFTKESQRVDVYNNNFGYGWGWNPWYYGSYYGGSSVSQTAEGTLFIDLIDAKTNNLVWQGMGSADLVTQNMEKKEARIQEIVNKILEKYPPGAAKK from the coding sequence ATGAAAGCACTTAAATTTTTTCCGCTATTGCTTCTCTTTGTACTGACCTCATGCTCCACGGTTAAAGTGGCATCAGACTATGACAAAGAAGTAAACTTCAATCAATATCACTCCTTCGCATTTTATAAGCCAGGAATAGATAAAGCACAAATAAGTGATTTGGACAAAAAACGCATTCTTAGGAACATTGAGAATGAATTGATAGCCAAAGGAATGACCAAGTCCGAAACTCCAGATTTATTGGTGAGCATCTTTACCAAAGAAAGTCAGCGTGTGGACGTATATAACAATAATTTCGGGTACGGTTGGGGCTGGAATCCTTGGTACTATGGAAGTTATTACGGTGGAAGCAGTGTTTCCCAAACCGCCGAAGGCACTTTATTTATTGACTTGATCGATGCCAAGACGAATAACCTGGTATGGCAAGGAATGGGAAGTGCCGATCTGGTGACCCAGAATATGGAGAAGAAAGAAGCACGGATTCAAGAAATTGTAAACAAGATCTTGGAAAAATATCCTCCAGGTGCAGCTAAAAAATAA
- a CDS encoding urocanate hydratase, producing the protein MDFKEQIQQGIPSTLPEKKEYDKTVNHAPKRKEILSEEEKELALRNALRYFEPELHAELLPEFREELEKYGRIYMYRFRPEYKMYARPVEEYPGKSEQAKAIMLMIQNNLDYAVAQHPHELITYGGNGAVFQNWAQYLLTMKYLSEMTDEQTLAMYSGHPMGLFPSHKDAPRVVVTNGMMIPNYSSQDDWEKFNALGVTQYGQMTAGSYMYIGPQGIVHGTTITVLNGFRKIKKETKGGLFLTAGLGGMSGAQPKAGNIAGCVTVCAEVNKKATETRHSQGWVDEVISDLDKLCVRVREAVSNKETVSIAYDGNIVDVWEKFAEENIHIDLGSDQTSLHNPWAGGYYPVGMTYEESNEMMGSNPELFKEKVQESLRRQVDAINKHTAKGTYFFDYGNAFLLEASRAGADIMNDKPVSGRAQSGRAQSGRAQSGRAQSRPQSEFRYPSYVQDIMGPMCFDFGFGPFRWVCASGKPEDLQKTDEIACEVLEEMMKNSPKEIQQQMQDNITWIKGAQENKLVVGSQARILYADAEGRIKIASAFNKAISEGKIGPVILGRDHHDVSGTDSPYRETSNIYDGSRFTADMAIQNVIGDSFRGATWVSIHNGGGVGWGEVINGGFGMVLDGSSDAQRRLESMLFWDVNNGISRRSWARNDGAVFAIKRAMENNPQLKVTLPNYVNDDLFK; encoded by the coding sequence ATGGATTTCAAAGAACAAATACAACAAGGCATTCCATCAACTCTTCCAGAGAAAAAGGAATATGATAAAACTGTGAATCACGCTCCAAAACGGAAGGAGATTTTATCTGAAGAAGAAAAAGAGCTTGCCTTACGGAATGCACTTCGATATTTTGAACCGGAACTTCACGCGGAATTACTACCTGAATTTAGAGAAGAACTGGAAAAATACGGTCGTATTTATATGTATCGTTTCCGACCAGAATATAAAATGTATGCCAGACCTGTGGAAGAATATCCGGGTAAATCGGAGCAGGCAAAAGCAATTATGCTGATGATCCAAAACAATTTGGATTATGCCGTTGCCCAGCATCCACACGAGCTAATCACCTACGGCGGAAATGGAGCGGTTTTCCAAAACTGGGCGCAATACCTGTTGACGATGAAATACCTCTCAGAAATGACAGATGAACAAACTTTGGCGATGTATTCCGGCCATCCCATGGGTTTATTTCCTTCTCATAAAGATGCCCCACGAGTTGTAGTAACCAATGGAATGATGATTCCAAATTATTCAAGTCAGGACGATTGGGAAAAATTTAATGCACTTGGCGTAACCCAATACGGACAAATGACGGCGGGAAGCTATATGTATATTGGTCCACAAGGAATCGTTCACGGAACAACGATTACGGTATTAAACGGTTTTAGAAAAATTAAAAAAGAAACAAAAGGAGGTTTGTTTCTAACCGCTGGTCTAGGAGGAATGAGCGGTGCCCAACCAAAAGCAGGGAATATAGCAGGTTGCGTAACGGTTTGTGCCGAAGTAAATAAAAAAGCCACTGAAACTCGTCATTCCCAAGGATGGGTAGATGAAGTAATTTCAGATTTGGATAAACTGTGCGTTCGAGTGAGAGAAGCAGTTTCGAATAAAGAAACCGTATCTATCGCTTACGATGGAAATATTGTAGATGTATGGGAGAAATTTGCGGAAGAAAATATTCATATCGATTTGGGAAGTGACCAAACTTCCCTTCACAATCCTTGGGCGGGCGGATATTATCCAGTTGGGATGACTTATGAAGAATCTAACGAAATGATGGGTAGTAACCCGGAACTCTTTAAAGAAAAAGTTCAGGAAAGTCTTCGAAGACAGGTAGATGCCATCAATAAGCACACAGCAAAAGGCACCTACTTTTTCGATTATGGAAATGCTTTTCTTTTGGAAGCTTCCCGTGCAGGCGCTGATATAATGAATGATAAGCCCGTGTCAGGTCGAGCGCAGTCAGGTCGAGCGCAGTCAGGTCGAGCGCAGTCAGGTCGAGCGCAGTCGAGACCTCAATCGGAATTCAGATATCCTTCGTATGTTCAGGATATTATGGGTCCAATGTGTTTCGATTTTGGATTTGGTCCCTTTCGCTGGGTATGTGCTTCGGGAAAACCTGAAGATCTTCAAAAAACGGATGAAATTGCCTGTGAGGTCTTGGAAGAAATGATGAAAAATTCACCTAAAGAAATCCAGCAACAAATGCAGGATAATATAACTTGGATTAAAGGCGCCCAAGAAAACAAACTGGTTGTCGGTTCGCAAGCAAGAATTTTATACGCCGATGCCGAAGGAAGAATAAAAATCGCTTCCGCTTTTAACAAAGCTATTTCCGAAGGAAAAATAGGGCCTGTTATTTTAGGGCGCGATCATCACGATGTTTCGGGAACGGATTCTCCTTATCGGGAAACTTCCAATATCTACGATGGCAGCAGATTTACAGCAGATATGGCCATTCAAAATGTGATTGGCGATAGCTTCCGTGGTGCGACTTGGGTAAGCATCCATAATGGTGGTGGCGTAGGTTGGGGCGAGGTTATAAACGGAGGTTTCGGAATGGTTCTTGATGGTAGTAGCGATGCACAACGACGTTTGGAAAGCATGCTTTTTTGGGATGTAAACAACGGAATATCGCGCCGCAGTTGGGCACGAAATGACGGAGCAGTTTTCGCAATAAAAAGGGCGATGGAAAACAACCCCCAATTAAAAGTCACCCTTCCAAATTACGTGAATGACGATCTATTTAAATAA
- a CDS encoding DUF5522 domain-containing protein — protein MLFPKKKIEIEDGDYYLTPEGYKCFTEQYHLKRGYCCQSGCRHCPYGFDKKTGKIISP, from the coding sequence ATGTTATTTCCGAAGAAAAAAATTGAAATTGAAGACGGTGATTATTATCTCACGCCAGAAGGTTATAAATGCTTTACCGAACAATACCATTTAAAACGTGGCTACTGTTGCCAAAGTGGATGTAGGCATTGTCCGTATGGGTTTGATAAGAAAACAGGAAAAATAATAAGTCCATAA